From the Malaclemys terrapin pileata isolate rMalTer1 chromosome 13, rMalTer1.hap1, whole genome shotgun sequence genome, one window contains:
- the LOC128848462 gene encoding killer cell lectin-like receptor subfamily F member 1 yields MEDDDGYAIMTRTKRINSTQPSQLRSQGSPPGLDSYKVAVGILGAVCVLLVSAVIAQSVWGFQAGQASCSAQFDVWQAAFVSRLKQSLCDPAGNGPAGGTGCKLCPKDWQTHNGKCYWDSKRSPMWNESQKDCESRNSQMLVIRDQEDMDFINMITEGTSHVWIGLNITSHTGNWTWVDGSPLNQTLFLVSGPVASNSCGVVKGNRINSETCSAEFKWICQKDAVVV; encoded by the exons ATGGAGGATGATGATGGTTACGCTATCATGACCCGGACGAAGAGGATAAACTCAACCCAGCCATCTCAGCTCAGGAGCCAAG GTTCTCCTCCCGGTCTCGACAGTTATAAAGTTGCTGTGGGAAtcttaggggctgtgtgtgtcctTCTGGTGTCGGCTGTGATTGCTCAGAGTGTCTGGG GTTTCCAGGCCGGACAGGCCAGTTGCAGCGCACAATTTGACGTTTGGCAGGCGGCCTTCGTGTCTCGTCTCAAGCAGAGTCTGTGTGACCCAGCCGGGAACGGCCCAGCAG GGGGCACCGGGTGCAAACTCTGCCCCAAGGACTGGCAGACGCACAACGGAAAGTGCTACTGGGATTCTAAAAGGAGTCCGATGTGGAACGAGAGCCAGAAAGACTGTGAATCGAGGAATTCACAAATGCTTGTGATCCGGGACCAAGAGGACATG GATTTCATAAACATGATCACAGAAGGCACAAGCCACGTCTGGATCGGCCTGAACATCACGTCCCACACTGGGAACTGGACCTGGGTGGACGGCTCCCCTTTAAATCAAACGCT GTTCCTGGTCTCGGGCCCTGTTGCCTCCAACAGCTGTGGGGTGGTAAAGGGGAACCGAATCAACTCGGAAACCTGCAGCGCCGAATTCAAGTGGATTTGCCAGAAAGACGCTGTCGTGGTGTGA